The Methanothermobacter sp. CaT2 DNA window GCCCTGAGTATTCTATCCCCGTAGATAACGCCACTTGCACCTGTCATTGCCAGTATTATCATCTGAATCACTTCTGAATGTTTTATGGATGATCATTTCTTTTTTGATGAGAATTTATCTGATTTGAGGTACTTGAAGGGTTTTATTTTGTTATGGCCATGATCGGGTATTATTTATCGGAATTTGAGGTAATCAGGTACCGTGAGGCGGAGCTGCCTGGGGTGTGCAGGTCTTCTCTCAGGGAGGTCCATGTAGTCGTGGAGGCTGAATTCCCTGAATGCCGCGGCGGATTCACGGGGCACGTAGACACAGATATCTGCATGGTTGAACCTCGCCTCCTTCAGTGCCCCCACCAGACTTGATATATGGCTCAGGTTCACAATGGAGTCCCCCACAGAAACCTGGGTCCTCATCTCATCAAATGCAGGGTACTCGGGGAGGTTAACCACAACATAATCAGGGTCCAGGTCCATGTCCTCTGCAATTTCCTTTTCAGCCCTTCTTATCTCGGCATCTGTGATCCTGAATACCCTCTGGGGGTCCTCGAGTTCATTGAGCTTCACAGAGTCCACGGTCTTGAGGAGGTCACGGTTATCCAGTCTCCTGATCATATCCCCTGCGAGGCCCTCCTGATTCCTGCACATGACAATGAGGTCCATGTCATCGTACCTGTATATCCTGGACTCATCAAGCACCCCCTCAGATATGAGGCTCCTCAGGCACCTCCTGAACATGGAGTTAACGATCCTTGTGGTGTGGTGCTGGTAAACGCTGGGATACATGAAGTACCTTGCAAGCAAAGCCGACTCTGCGGCCTGAACACCCTTCCTGTCAAGGACAAGGTCGTTCTCCATCTTCATATTGTATATAAGCCTTTCAACGTCTATTATACCGTAGGCCACCCCTGTGTAGTGGGAGTCCCGCAGCAGATAATCCATCCTGTCAACGTCAAGCTCCCCGTTGATCGCCTGCCCAAGGACACCCTCGCCCCTAAGTATCCTCATAACCTGTTCAAGGTCGAACTCCTCTGATATTATGTCACCGAGCACAGATTCCCTTATGAGTTCCCTTGTGAGGCTCTCATGGGACCTTTCAAGGACACCCTCTGATACATGGGAGAACGGACCGTGCCCCACGTCATGGAGGAGGGCGCAGAGCCTCAGTATACTCTTCTTTTCAGGTCCAAGGTTGAGGTGCTCCGCCAGCCTCGATGCCAGGTACATGGCCCCTATGGAGTGTTCGAACCTTGAATGGTTTGCCCCTGGGTATATCAGATTTGTGAATCCCAGCTGCTTTATCCTCCTGAGCCTCTGAACATGGGGTGTGTCAACAATCCTCACCTCAAATTCGGTGAGTTTCAGGTTACCGTGGACGCTGTCCCTTATGAATTTCATTTTAAGACTCCTAGCCACCTGACATGATAACGTTCCTGCCGCTGGTGGTGTACTCCTCCTTTTTGAAGTCTATTTCATACTTTGTCCTCTCGATTATCTCTTTGAGGGCATCAAGTGTTTCCCCGCGGTGGGGTCCTGCAACCGCAACCATGAAGAGGGTCTCTGATACATAGAACTCCCCAACGTAGTGTACAACGGCCACGTCCTTCACAGGGTACTTCTCCATCACATCCTCAACTATCCCCTCAAGTTCCCTCTGGGCCTTTTCAATGTCTGGTGTTGTGAGTACAAGTTTCTCTGTCCTCTCATCATCAACACCACGGACGATACCCTCAAAGGTGAACACTGCTCCGCATTCATCAAGGTAGGGGCTCTTCTTCACATGTTCCAGGAGGTCATCCATTCTGAAGGCCTCCTTTTCATCTGTCACCATGACCATCATTTCTGACACCTACACCAGTTCACTAACTTCCTTTTTTGCAAGGTGTTTTATTCTCTCAACACCATTTATTTCCTCTATAACCTCAACCACAGAGTCTGGAAGGAGTGAGCGCCAGTCACCATCATCCAGCATCCTCCGCCTCACCTCTGTCCCTGAGTACCTGTCCCTGTAGAAAAGGGGGGGTGCAGTCACCTCATAGCCGTCCTCACTGAAGAGCCGCTGGACAAGGGGGTTCCCACTGTATACCCTGTCAAATGGGGGTGTCAGCATCTTTATATGTGCAACCCAGAGGGCGTTGCACTCTATGTCCTGGACAGGTATGATGTAGTAGCTTGATGCGGGGATACCGTTCTCACTGAGTGCCTTGGTCAGCATCATCACCCTCTCACCGGCGGTGAAGGGGTCCCTGAGGCTGTGGCTCAGCTGGGCGCTCCCGATACATATTATGAGTTCATCAACCTCCCCGAGCACCCTCTTTATAACCTGGAGGTGTCCCCGGTGGAATGGCTGCATCCTTCCAACCAGCAATCCCCTCATTCATATCACCGCATAAAGGTTATTATGTCAGTAAAACTATTAGAACTATAGTGGTTCTAGTATATATTCATGGCAGCACGTTGCTGTAACGATTGGAAATTTTCACTGGCAGTTTTTCAGGCACTGCCATGAGATCTGGTATCTTTGAACCTTGAAGGAATGGTTGCGGTGATGCAATGATAAGGGTGGAGAACCTCACAAAGACCTATAAACTTGAGAATGGAGATGAATTCAGGGCACTTTCTGATGTTAACCTTGAGGTTTCTGAGGGAGAAATACTGGGAATACTCGGAATGAGTGGTTCAGGTAAGACGACACTTCTGAGGATCCTGAGGGGTGTTGAACCCTTTGATTCAGGGAGGATAACCCTGGATGATGTAACCGTTGAGTCTGATTCAGGACAGTACTACTTCTCAAAGCTCAAAAAGAAGACTGCAATTCACCTCCAGAGGTCCTTTGGTCTCTGGTCGGAGACCGCCCTTCAGAATGTCATAAGGAAGCTGTACGCTGCAAAATATGGTGACGAGTCAATGACAGACTTTGACTTTGCCTATGATGAATTCGGTGAGGAGGCAATGGAACTCCTCAGGGTGGTTGGACTTGACCACAAGGCCGAGCACTTTGCACCTGTCCTCAGTGGCGGCGAGAAGCAGAGGCTCATAATGGCCAGGCAACTTGCAAAAAAACCCAGGGTACTCCTTCTTGATGAACCCGCAACCATGTCATGCCCGGGGACGAAGCAGGAGATACTGGATGCCATACGGAACATCAACAGGGAACTGGGTGTCACGGTGGTGCTGGTCTCTCACCTGCCTGAAGTCCACGAGTACCTTGCAGACCGCCTGGTTCTGATGGAGGACGGGCGCATCATTGATGAGGGGGAACCCTGGAGGATCATAGAGAGGTTCATGAGGGACATTGAGCCCCCGGTTGACTACACACCCCCCAGCTCAGATAGGGAGATCCTCAGGGTCAGGGACCTGTCCAAGAGGTTTGTACTCCTCAAGGGCGGGGCAGTCCTTGAGATGAGGGATGTTAACCTTGATATCAGGGAGGGTGAGATAGTATCCATAATAGGGCCCAGTGGGGCCGGCAAGACGGTGCTCCTCCGGATGATCGGTGGACTGGACCTTCCTGATGAGGGTACGGTGGAGTTCAGGCTCAACAGTGAATGGGTTAACATGCATGAACCTGGCGTTAAAAGGATGGGTGTGAGGAGGAAGATGGGTTTCATGCATCAGGAGTTTGCCCTTGTACATCACGCCACCATAAGGAGTCAGATAGCCTCAAGACTCGGTGTTAAGGGTGAACATGTCGTTGCAGAGGCAAGGAAGAGGGCCGAGGAGCTGGGAATAAGTGACATGGTCCTTGATGTTCTCTACCAGCTCACGGATCTTCCTGAAACAGAGGCCCGTTACAGACTAGAGAAACTTGGCCTCTCACCTGAGATACTTGAGGAGCTCTTCCCCAGCTTCCCTGACAGTGAGGTTAAGAGGTATGCTGAGCCCATATTCAGGGCCCTGAACCTCCCCCTGGACATACTTGACAGGAAATCCTATGAGCTCTCAGGGGGTGAGCGGGTGAGGGCGACCCTCGCCCTTGTCCTTGCATCACGGCCAGATGTCCTTGTCCTTGATGAGCCATTCGGGGACCTTGATCCCATAACACTCAGGATGGTTTCGAACTCCCTTAAGAGGATTAACATGGAGTTCGGGACAACCATAATCATGGTGAGCCACCATGTGGATTTCATAAGGGAGCTCAGCACAAGGGCTGTCATGGTTGAGGACGGCCGTCTTGTAATGGACGGCGAACCAGATGGCCTCTGCGACAGGTTTGTTGAAAGGAGCCATGCAAAATACCTTCAGAGGGTTAAGGGGTGATAAAGTGGAATTTGAGAATTTCCCCGTTGAGAATGCACACAGAATACTTACTCCAAGGCCGACCGTCATTGTAACCACGGTGGATGGGGATGGGAATATAAATGCGGCCCCGTTCTCCTTCACCATGCCTGTTTCAATTGACCCCCCAGTTGTGGCTTTTGCATCTGCACCGGGCCACCACACCGCAGTGAATGTTGAGGGCACCCATGAATTTGTGCTTAATATAACGCCAGCGGATATAATGGATAGGATGTGGATAACCGCCAGGGATCTCCCGGCGGGTGAGAATGAACTTGAAGCCGCAGGTCTTAACTGGATTCCATCGGAGAGGGTTAAGCCCCCGAGGATAGCCGAGGCAGCCGCGCACCTTGAATGTGAACTACTCAGGATGTGTGAGGTTGGGGACCATAACCTCATAGTGGGCTCAGTTGTGAATGCCTCGGTCTGTTCTGGATGCATAAGGGAGGGGCTCCTTGATGTTGAATCTGTGAAGCCGGTCCTCCATGTGGGTGGAACGGTGTTTGTTGTGGGGGACCATGTGAGGCGCATTGAATAGGGGGTTTATGATGTTTGAGAGGATCATGGTTCCAACCGATGGTTCAGAGTATGCAGCAAAGGCCGAGGACCTTGCCATTGAACTTGCAGACCGTCTTGGATCTGTGGTTGTTGCTGTGCATGTTATTGATGAGAAGCTGATCTACCCCTTTGATGTCCTTGAGGATGAGGGAAAGGAGATCCTGGCGGCTGTGCAGAGAAAGGGTAGGGATGCCGGTGTCCAGGTGGATGAGGTCCTTGTATTTGGGAGTCCTGCCCATGATATGAAGAAGATAGCTGAGAAGACGGGGGCGGATCTTGTTGTTATAGCGTCACATGGGCGTTCGGGTCTTGA harbors:
- a CDS encoding ABC transporter ATP-binding protein: MIRVENLTKTYKLENGDEFRALSDVNLEVSEGEILGILGMSGSGKTTLLRILRGVEPFDSGRITLDDVTVESDSGQYYFSKLKKKTAIHLQRSFGLWSETALQNVIRKLYAAKYGDESMTDFDFAYDEFGEEAMELLRVVGLDHKAEHFAPVLSGGEKQRLIMARQLAKKPRVLLLDEPATMSCPGTKQEILDAIRNINRELGVTVVLVSHLPEVHEYLADRLVLMEDGRIIDEGEPWRIIERFMRDIEPPVDYTPPSSDREILRVRDLSKRFVLLKGGAVLEMRDVNLDIREGEIVSIIGPSGAGKTVLLRMIGGLDLPDEGTVEFRLNSEWVNMHEPGVKRMGVRRKMGFMHQEFALVHHATIRSQIASRLGVKGEHVVAEARKRAEELGISDMVLDVLYQLTDLPETEARYRLEKLGLSPEILEELFPSFPDSEVKRYAEPIFRALNLPLDILDRKSYELSGGERVRATLALVLASRPDVLVLDEPFGDLDPITLRMVSNSLKRINMEFGTTIIMVSHHVDFIRELSTRAVMVEDGRLVMDGEPDGLCDRFVERSHAKYLQRVKG
- a CDS encoding nicotinamide-nucleotide adenylyltransferase, which produces MRGLLVGRMQPFHRGHLQVIKRVLGEVDELIICIGSAQLSHSLRDPFTAGERVMMLTKALSENGIPASSYYIIPVQDIECNALWVAHIKMLTPPFDRVYSGNPLVQRLFSEDGYEVTAPPLFYRDRYSGTEVRRRMLDDGDWRSLLPDSVVEVIEEINGVERIKHLAKKEVSELV
- a CDS encoding flavin reductase family protein gives rise to the protein MEFENFPVENAHRILTPRPTVIVTTVDGDGNINAAPFSFTMPVSIDPPVVAFASAPGHHTAVNVEGTHEFVLNITPADIMDRMWITARDLPAGENELEAAGLNWIPSERVKPPRIAEAAAHLECELLRMCEVGDHNLIVGSVVNASVCSGCIREGLLDVESVKPVLHVGGTVFVVGDHVRRIE
- a CDS encoding HD domain-containing protein, producing MKFIRDSVHGNLKLTEFEVRIVDTPHVQRLRRIKQLGFTNLIYPGANHSRFEHSIGAMYLASRLAEHLNLGPEKKSILRLCALLHDVGHGPFSHVSEGVLERSHESLTRELIRESVLGDIISEEFDLEQVMRILRGEGVLGQAINGELDVDRMDYLLRDSHYTGVAYGIIDVERLIYNMKMENDLVLDRKGVQAAESALLARYFMYPSVYQHHTTRIVNSMFRRCLRSLISEGVLDESRIYRYDDMDLIVMCRNQEGLAGDMIRRLDNRDLLKTVDSVKLNELEDPQRVFRITDAEIRRAEKEIAEDMDLDPDYVVVNLPEYPAFDEMRTQVSVGDSIVNLSHISSLVGALKEARFNHADICVYVPRESAAAFREFSLHDYMDLPERRPAHPRQLRLTVPDYLKFR
- a CDS encoding universal stress protein, which codes for MFERIMVPTDGSEYAAKAEDLAIELADRLGSVVVAVHVIDEKLIYPFDVLEDEGKEILAAVQRKGRDAGVQVDEVLVFGSPAHDMKKIAEKTGADLVVIASHGRSGLERLLMGSVAETTLKTVEVPVLLVK
- a CDS encoding molybdenum cofactor biosynthesis protein MoaE — encoded protein: MMVMVTDEKEAFRMDDLLEHVKKSPYLDECGAVFTFEGIVRGVDDERTEKLVLTTPDIEKAQRELEGIVEDVMEKYPVKDVAVVHYVGEFYVSETLFMVAVAGPHRGETLDALKEIIERTKYEIDFKKEEYTTSGRNVIMSGG